A genome region from Phoenix dactylifera cultivar Barhee BC4 chromosome 18, palm_55x_up_171113_PBpolish2nd_filt_p, whole genome shotgun sequence includes the following:
- the LOC103721761 gene encoding proteasome subunit beta type-4-like produces MESAAVSSHDSTIQEIGFERTLYPYVMGTSVLGMKYKDGVLLAADLGGSYGSTLRYKSVERIKPIGKHSLLGASGEISDFQEILRYLDELILYDNMWDDGNSLGPKEVHNYLNRLMYNRRNKFNPLWNSLVLGGVKNGQKYLGMVGMIGTHFEDNHVATGFGNHLARPILRDEWNEDMSFEEAVKLLEKCLRVLLYRDRSSINKFQIAKITEEGVTIFPPYSLKTFWGFSAFKNPTKGAEGSW; encoded by the exons CTACCCGTATGTAATGGGTACGTCAGTGTTAGGTATGAAATATAAAGATGGAGTTCTCTTGGCTGCTGATTTGGGAG GTTCTTATGGATCTACACTACGTTACAAAAGTGTGGAGCGGATAAAACCTATTGGCAAACATTCTCTTCTTGGTGCTAGTGGGGAAATCAGCGATTTCCAGGAGATTTTGCGTTACCTTGATGAGCTTAT TTTATATGACAACATGTGGGACGATGGAAACTCTTTGGGACCGAAAGAAGTCCACAACTATCTGAATCGCCTGATGTACAACAGACGCAACAAATTTAATCCTTTGTGGAATTCACTTGTTCTTGGCGGAGTGAAAAACGGGCAGAAGTATCTTGGCATG GTTGGTATGATTGGTACACATTTTGAGGATAATCATGTCGCTACTGGATTTGGAAATCATCTTGCTCGGCCAATTCTTCGAGATGAATGGAACGAAGATATGAGCTTTGAAGAGGCTGTGAAGCTACTAGAGAAATGTCTACGCGTGCTTTTATATCGTGATAGGTCATCTATTAACAAGTTTCAG ATTGCTAAAATCACAGAAGAGGGGGTGACTATTTTTCCACCTTACTCCTTGAAGACCTTCTGGGGTTTTTCTGCCTTCAAAAATCCAACAAAGGGTGCTGAAGGCTCATGGTAG
- the LOC103721762 gene encoding transmembrane protein 120 homolog: MGEANELGEEAARLAEQARELQDAAAALLSKTWNEEQALRLRALALESELKRLRSSVDSAAKKNPAALDQKIAGKIDEELCRARCLVSDGDVSSLLPSKDHGRFLKMFLGPVNVRATRKEVQLKVKEEYNSYRDRTAFLFLLFPCTLLFLRSYIWDECLPALPVQLYQAWLLFLYTSLALRENVLRVNGSDIRPWWIFHHYCAMLMALVSLTWEIKGQPDCANKQKGVQLFLVWAMMQGVAMLLQNRYQRQRLYTRIALGKAKRMDVVWGETAGVEGQLLLLCPILFILQGFEAYVGILLLRTALVGAIREWQVIVCGSLLVLMAVGNFANTVQTLMAKSRFKAKMRRTKSKHDFDANASPPNSSPTY; the protein is encoded by the exons ATGGGGGAGGCGAACGAGCTGGGGGAGGAGGCGGCGCGGCTGGCGGAGCAGGCGAGGGAGCTGCAGGACGCGGCTGCTGCGCTCCTCTCCAAGACCTGGAACGAGGAGCAGGCCCTCCGGCTGCGGGCCCTGGCGCTCGAGTCCGAACTCAAGCGCCTGCGATCATCCGTCGACTCCGCCGCCAAGAAGAACCCCGCCGCTCTCGATCAAAAGATCGCCGGCAAG ATCGATGAAGAATTATGCAGGGCGAGATGCCTCGTCAGTGATGGCGATGTGTCATCGCTTCTCCCAAGCAAGGATCATG GTCGGTTCTTGAAGATGTTTCTTGGCCCCGTGAATGTCAGGGCAACGAGGAAAGAGGTTCAGCTCAAAGTGAAAGAGGAGTACAACAGCTATAGA GACAGAACGgcctttttatttcttctttttccatgcaCTCTACTTTTTTTAAGGTCTTATATCTGGGATGAATGCTTGCCAGCATTGCCTGTTCAGTTGTATCAG GCTTGGCTGTTATTTCTCTACACAAGTCTAGCATTGCGAGAAAATGTATTGAGAGTAAATGGAAGTGATATTCGTCCTTG GTGGATATTCCATCACTACTGTGCTATGTTAATGGCTCTTGTAAGTCTCACATGGGAGATAAAGGGGCAACCTGACTGTGCCAACAAGCAG AAAGGGGTACAACTATTTCTGGTATGGGCTATGATGCAAGGTGTTGCAATGCTTCTACAAAACAGGTATCAGCGTCAAAGACTGTATACTCGCATTGCTCTGGGAAAG GCTAAAAGGATGGATGTTGTGTGGGGAGAAACTGCTGGTGTGGAAGGTCAACTATTGCTGTTATGCCCCATTCTCTTTATCTTGCAG GGTTTTGAAGCATATGTTGGGATCTTACTGCTTCGCACAGCTTTGGTTGGTGCTATCCGTGAGTGGCAG GTCATAGTTTGTGGGTCTTTGCTGGTTTTGATGGCAGTGGGTAACTTTGCAAACACAGTACAAACCCTCATGGCAAAATCCagattcaaagcaaagatgaggAGAACCAAGAGCAAGCATGATTTTGATGCAAATGCATCACCTCCCAACTCATCGCCAACTTATTGA